GGCAATTTCATATTGCGATTGCAAGGCCATGTACACCGAAGCCGCCGGCGCTGTCAATGATTTTTGCACTGCCCGGCGGTCTAGTTGGCGGTTTCGCGCATTTTTGCCGACACGCTCGGAAACTGCTCCAGGTTGGTGTGGGGCAGAAACAGCGCGGATGTGAATTCATCCATAAACGCCGTGTTTGTGGAAAAATCCATGTAGGTCATGGCATTGCAGATCTCCCCGGCTGACTGCCGGTGATCTGCAGACAGCAGTGCCATGTAAGCCCCGCCAATGCTGGAGTTTCCGTAATAATGGAATATTTCCCGGTCAATGTCGGGCAGCAGGCCCAGGGTCACGGACTTGTCAATGTCGAGAAACTGGCCGAAACCGCCGGTGATGATCACCCGGTCGATCATGTCAAAGCTGACCCCGATCTGGTTGAGCAGCACCGTGAATCCCGCATACACGGCCCCCTTGCTGCGGATGAGATTGTCAATGTCGGATTCGGTAAACACGATATCCTCGTCCATGGGGGTTTGGTCGGCAAATGCCAGCACATAGGCCGGCTCTTCGCCCACCGCCCCCATCCGGGGATGATCGGCATCCAGTTGGAATTTTCCCCGCTGGTCAATGATGCCCGTGAGCATCATTTCAGAGATCAGCTCGATCATGCCGGTGCCGCAAATGCCCCTGGGCGGCTCATCACCGATGGTTTTGATCCGGGGTTCAAAGCTGACAGGTTCAATGGTGACGCTTTCAATGGAGCCCTGCTCAGCGCGCATGCCCCAGCGGATGCCGCCGCCCTCAAATGCCGGGCCGGCCGAGCACGAGGCACAGATGAGCCAGTCCTTGTTGCCCAGCACAATTTCACCGTTGGTGCCCACGTCAATAAACAGGGTCAGTTCCTCCTGCCGGTGCAGACCGGTGTACAGGACACCGGAGACAATGTCGCCGCCCACATAGCTGGCCGGCCCCGGCATGACAAACACGGCGGCATTGGCATTGGCCTTCAGTCCGATGCTCCCGCTTTTTAGCACCGGAAACTCGGATATGGACGGGATATAAGGCTCCCGACGGATGTAGCGGGGTTCGATTTCCAGCAGCAGATGGGTCATGGTGGTGTTGCCGGAGACCACGACGTTGCCGATATCCCGGAAATCCACTCCTGCGCCTTCCGCAGCCTCCCGGATCAGGGTGTTGATGGTGGAAAGCACCAGGGTGCTCAGTTTCTTCACCCCGTTTTTTTCCGCGCACACAATTCGGTTGATCACGTCATCGCCGCAGGAGGCCTGGCGGTTGTGCCCGGAAGTGGCGGCAATAACGCGGCCGTCTGCCATGTCCACCAGGTAGACCACGATGGTGGTGGTGCCGATATCAATGGCCAGGCCCAGACCGGGATGGGCTCCGTTGCCGGGCTCCACCGCCACCACTTCGCTTGAGCAGGCCTTGTGCATGATGGATGTTGTTACATTCCAGTTTTTGTTTCGCATGGCCGCAGCCAGTTGACGCATCACCGGCAGACCGATGTTTGTACGGTTCGTGTCAATGCCGTTTTTCTTCAGGCCCCGTTTGAGCCGGTCCAGGTCGCTGACCGGGTCATCTAAGCTCGGCGGGCTGAGCTCCATGGAGATTTTTTCAAGCATGGGGGAAATCTCTGTGACCCGGCCCTGGAGGCGGCGGGTGATTTCTTCGCCCATGCCGGCCACCCGCAGTTTTCGTTCAATGGTTTCCTCCGGCACCCGCACGGAAACCGGGCCCTTGACCCGGCTCTGGCAGGCCAGGACATAGCCTTTCTGTTTTTCATTGTCTGAGAGCAGGGCTGTATCGGTTTTTTCCACCTCTCCGTCTTCCACGATGAGCTTGCACTTGCCGCAGGCGCCCTTGCCGTTGCAGGAGGCATTGATGTAGACATCCGCCTTTCCGGCCGCATCAAGCAGGGTGGCGCCCGCAGGCACTTCGGCAGATTTGCCGTCCGGCGAAAAGTCCACTCTGCAGGTGGCTTCCCGGGCCGGGGTCTGACCGGATTCGTCGAGTTTTCGGGTCCCCTTGCTGAGAAACCAGATCGGGCATGAACTGCGGTATTTGCAGTAAAGTTCCGGATCACGGCATTCCAGGCATTGATCGCAGAGATAGATATTATGTTTCATGCATTTATAGCTGGTTTCGGTTTCCGGGTGATTAACGCATTTGCCCATTTTGTACCTCCTTGTACCGCTTGAGAGATTTTCATAAAGTGTAGGGGGGCCAACAGCAATATTTATGCCAGAGCATTAAAAATTTTGCACTATGCTATTTTTTTGTTGCGCTGACCGGCAAAAGGATCCATGCGCAGGGGTTGTCGGCTGACTGGGGCGTGTTTGGTGGTGATGCAGACAATGTGGGGGCAGGCTGACCATAACGAATGTAACGTTATGGAACGTTAATGTTTGGCGGAATTATCTTGCACCTGGGCGTGTGCACAAAAAAAATCAGCAGGCGGCCGGACTGCCAAGTACCCGGCCACCTGCTGATCCAGGGAGGTTGACAAGTCAGGAGGTGTTGTTCAACCTGCAGATTAATAAGCAATATGCGTGCCAGTTTTCCGGTATGTGTTTTCCGAATTGCGCCTATCCCCGGATCAGATCGCAGGTGAGGTCTGTGGCTTTTTCCATGGAAATCCGGCTCATGTTCAAAACAAGATCATACAGGCTCGGATGATCATAGTCCTCTTTTCCGAATTTTTTATAAAGGGCCCGCCTTCTTTTGCCCTGGACCGTTATGGCGGTTTCTGCCTGCTTGCGGGCGAGATTATAGTTTTCCATCATGAACCGGACCCGGTCTTCGCGTCTGCCCACCAGCAGAATGTGGAAGGCACGGGGGTGATCCCGCAGGATATACTGCCCGCCCCGGCCGATAATCACGCAGTCGCCTTCATCGGCCATGGTGCTGATGATTTCGGAAAGGGCGCTGACATAGATTTTTTCGTCAATATAGCCCTTGGTTTCAGCCAGAACCCGGTCCACGTAGCTTTTGGAAATCATGTAGTCCATAAACCGCAGCAGCGAGCCCCCGGCTTCCTTTTCAATGGATTTTACCCAATCGTTGGAGACTTTGGCGCGTTCGGCAACCATTTGCACCAGGTCTTCATCTGCCAGGGTGTAGCCCATCCGCTTTGATACGGTTTTTCCCAGGGTTTTTCCGCCTGCTCCGAATTGCCTTGAAATCGTCAGCACCGTCATAACCTCGGCTCCTTTTTGCGGGTGATTGTTGCAAATACCTTGATCTTAAACCGGAACAATGTTTTTTTAAAATATATACATGTTTGATACGCCTGTAAAAAGTCTTTTTACAGGCAGTGTTAAGTGATTAAGTGTTGATGGCGCCGTAAAAAGTTCAATATCTGCGTTACGCGCAATTTCTCAGCATTTCACGTACGGATCAGTACGCTGCATTCTTCGAAATTGCGCAAGCCT
The window above is part of the Desulfosalsimonas propionicica genome. Proteins encoded here:
- a CDS encoding cytidylate kinase-like family protein — translated: MTVLTISRQFGAGGKTLGKTVSKRMGYTLADEDLVQMVAERAKVSNDWVKSIEKEAGGSLLRFMDYMISKSYVDRVLAETKGYIDEKIYVSALSEIISTMADEGDCVIIGRGGQYILRDHPRAFHILLVGRREDRVRFMMENYNLARKQAETAITVQGKRRRALYKKFGKEDYDHPSLYDLVLNMSRISMEKATDLTCDLIRG
- a CDS encoding ASKHA domain-containing protein, which produces MGKCVNHPETETSYKCMKHNIYLCDQCLECRDPELYCKYRSSCPIWFLSKGTRKLDESGQTPAREATCRVDFSPDGKSAEVPAGATLLDAAGKADVYINASCNGKGACGKCKLIVEDGEVEKTDTALLSDNEKQKGYVLACQSRVKGPVSVRVPEETIERKLRVAGMGEEITRRLQGRVTEISPMLEKISMELSPPSLDDPVSDLDRLKRGLKKNGIDTNRTNIGLPVMRQLAAAMRNKNWNVTTSIMHKACSSEVVAVEPGNGAHPGLGLAIDIGTTTIVVYLVDMADGRVIAATSGHNRQASCGDDVINRIVCAEKNGVKKLSTLVLSTINTLIREAAEGAGVDFRDIGNVVVSGNTTMTHLLLEIEPRYIRREPYIPSISEFPVLKSGSIGLKANANAAVFVMPGPASYVGGDIVSGVLYTGLHRQEELTLFIDVGTNGEIVLGNKDWLICASCSAGPAFEGGGIRWGMRAEQGSIESVTIEPVSFEPRIKTIGDEPPRGICGTGMIELISEMMLTGIIDQRGKFQLDADHPRMGAVGEEPAYVLAFADQTPMDEDIVFTESDIDNLIRSKGAVYAGFTVLLNQIGVSFDMIDRVIITGGFGQFLDIDKSVTLGLLPDIDREIFHYYGNSSIGGAYMALLSADHRQSAGEICNAMTYMDFSTNTAFMDEFTSALFLPHTNLEQFPSVSAKMRETAN